The following proteins come from a genomic window of Nicotiana tomentosiformis chromosome 12, ASM39032v3, whole genome shotgun sequence:
- the LOC104096879 gene encoding uncharacterized protein gives MQKMATHIDFIKDITISKMQWKLKVRVVRPWEVPDIFNSVTTFSIELVLQDEKGDRIHASIGKSVLHLFKTQINELGLYLMANFIVCQNKERSNTTKHRLRLTFTQRTTMAETIDPLFLMNIFDLRPYHQLINKVDVNESELFDVIAEIVGFSKVHKHKQGGISRKFMDIELEDDERNKLSATF, from the exons ATGCAAAAGATGGCTACTCACATTGATTTCATCAAGGATATAACAATTTCGAAGATGcaatggaagttgaaagttcggGTTGTCCGTCCGTGGGAAGTACCAGATATTTTTAATTCAGTCACTACATTTTCGATTGAATTGGTTCTACAAGATGAAAAG GGCGATCGGATACATGCTTCTATTGGCAAGTCAGTTTTACATCttttcaaaacacaaattaatgAGCTTGGATTATATCTTATGGCAAACTTTATTGTTTGCCAAAACAAAGAGAGGTCCAACACCACAAAACATAGGTTGAGGCTGACATTTACTCAGCGGACAACAATGGCCGAAACAATTGATCCACTTTTTCTAATGAATATCTTTGATCTGCGACCATATCATCAATTGATAAATAAGGTTGATGTGAACGAGAGTGAATTATTCG aTGTGATCGCAGAAATTGTCGGTTTTAGTAAGGTGCACAAGCACAAACAAGGTGGAATTTCTAGGAAGTTTATGGATATCGAACTAGAAGATGATGA GAGGAACAAGTTATCTGCTACATTCTAG